A region from the Treponema pallidum subsp. pallidum str. Nichols genome encodes:
- the rplQ gene encoding 50S ribosomal protein L17 produces the protein MRHRTGFNPLSCMAAHRRALRRNMVTSLFKFERITTTKPKAAEVRRAAERLITRSKSDSVHNRRQVARFIWDKAVLHKLFADIGPRMREREGGYTRILKLGLRQGDAAHVVVLELVDYTFEKSLKKRARTDSVPARKGAGKKDASRVSGTVPDGQSQKIGKKKE, from the coding sequence ATGAGGCATAGGACCGGTTTCAACCCGCTTTCGTGTATGGCTGCGCATAGGCGTGCGCTCCGTCGCAATATGGTTACTTCTCTTTTTAAGTTTGAGCGGATCACCACGACGAAGCCGAAAGCTGCCGAGGTGCGGCGCGCGGCAGAGAGGTTAATTACGCGTTCTAAGTCTGACTCTGTGCATAACCGGCGCCAGGTGGCCCGTTTTATTTGGGATAAGGCTGTGTTGCACAAGTTATTTGCGGATATCGGACCTCGCATGCGGGAACGTGAGGGGGGGTATACGCGCATATTGAAGTTGGGCCTCAGGCAGGGGGATGCGGCACATGTGGTTGTGTTGGAATTGGTTGACTATACCTTTGAAAAAAGCCTCAAAAAACGCGCGCGTACTGATAGTGTGCCTGCAAGAAAAGGAGCTGGGAAGAAGGATGCTTCGCGCGTCAGTGGGACGGTTCCAGACGGTCAGTCTCAAAAAATAGGAAAGAAGAAAGAATAG
- the rpoA gene encoding DNA-directed RNA polymerase subunit alpha, protein MPRRNLLKGFKRPKVLEFLSENSSECYGKFTASPFETGFGTTVGNCLRRVLLSSIQGYAVTGVRITSFDADGVAHFISSEFEQIPHVREDTLEILNNFKRLRFLLPQGAESSTFTYEFRGAVSLTGKDFAKKFQLEVLSQDLLIMEMMDGAHVEVELHVEFGRGYVPAESHDRYADLVGVIPVDAIFSPVLRVRYDIQSCRVGQRGDYDQLSLEVWTDGTVRPEDAIAEAAKIIKEHFTVFVNFDETALDLEDEPEEDDPAVLELLNTKIADVDFSVRARNCLLTMGIKTLGELTRISEQTLANTRNVGKKSLSEIQGKLQEYNLRLGMADYNHVGVVSRLMRQKEEIDEA, encoded by the coding sequence ATGCCTCGTAGAAATCTTTTGAAGGGTTTTAAAAGACCTAAGGTGCTGGAGTTTCTTTCGGAGAACTCAAGCGAGTGTTATGGGAAGTTCACCGCCTCTCCTTTTGAGACTGGTTTTGGCACCACTGTTGGTAACTGTTTGCGGCGCGTCTTACTCTCTTCTATCCAGGGGTATGCGGTCACCGGGGTTCGCATCACGTCCTTTGATGCGGACGGGGTTGCGCACTTCATTTCAAGCGAGTTTGAACAGATTCCCCACGTACGGGAAGATACCCTCGAGATTCTAAATAATTTTAAGCGTCTGCGTTTTCTCCTGCCGCAGGGGGCAGAGTCTAGTACGTTCACGTATGAGTTTCGCGGCGCGGTGTCTTTGACGGGGAAGGACTTTGCTAAGAAGTTTCAACTCGAGGTTCTGTCTCAAGACCTGCTCATCATGGAAATGATGGACGGTGCGCATGTTGAAGTAGAGCTACACGTCGAATTCGGGCGTGGGTATGTACCTGCTGAATCGCACGATCGGTATGCCGATTTAGTTGGGGTTATCCCTGTTGACGCAATTTTTAGTCCCGTGTTGAGAGTCCGCTATGATATTCAGTCTTGCCGTGTAGGTCAGCGGGGGGATTACGATCAGTTATCCCTTGAAGTGTGGACAGATGGTACGGTGCGTCCCGAAGACGCGATAGCCGAGGCAGCGAAAATTATCAAGGAGCACTTTACAGTTTTTGTTAATTTTGACGAGACCGCGCTCGACCTGGAGGACGAGCCAGAAGAGGATGACCCTGCCGTTCTGGAGCTGTTGAACACGAAAATCGCTGATGTAGATTTTTCAGTGCGCGCGCGTAACTGCCTTTTAACTATGGGAATCAAGACGCTGGGGGAGTTGACAAGGATTTCTGAGCAGACACTTGCGAATACGCGTAATGTGGGTAAGAAAAGTTTAAGTGAGATACAGGGCAAGTTGCAGGAATATAACTTGCGTCTGGGTATGGCTGACTACAACCATGTGGGGGTTGTTAGTAGACTGATGCGACAGAAGGAAGAAATAGATGAGGCATAG